A section of the Sceloporus undulatus isolate JIND9_A2432 ecotype Alabama chromosome 3, SceUnd_v1.1, whole genome shotgun sequence genome encodes:
- the NIPA1 gene encoding magnesium transporter NIPA1 isoform X2 → MALGQIGNFLAYTAVPTVLVTPLGALGVPFGSILASYLLKEKLNILGKLGCLLSCAGSVVLIIHSPKSESVTTQAELEEKLTNPVFVGYLCIVLLMLLLLIFWIAPAHGPTNIMVYISICSLLGSFTVPSTKGIGLAAQDIFHNNPSSQRALYLCLVLLAVLGCSIIIQFRYINKALECFDSSVFGAIYYVVFTTLVLLASAILFREWSNVGLVDFLGMACGFTTVSIGIVLIQVFKEFSFNIGDLNKPNMKTD, encoded by the exons A TGGCGCTTGGTCAGATTGGGAATTTCTTAGCCTACACTGCAGTTCCTACTGTTCTAGTGACCCCCCTTGGAGCTCTTGGAGTTCCCTTTGG GTCGATTTTAGCTTCCTACTTATTGAAAGAAAAACTCAACATTCTTGGCAAATTGGGCTGTCTGCTGAGCTGTGCAGGTTCTGTGGTCCTCATCATCCATTCTCCTAAGTCTGAAAGTGTCACTACTCAGGCTGAACTTGAAGAGAAACTCACAAACccag TGTTCGTGGGATACCTCTGCATTGTTCTCCTCATGCTTCTGCTGCTTATCTTTTGGATTGCTCCAGCTCACGGACCCACTAACATTATGGTTTACATCAGTATTTGCTCACTGCTGGGAAGTTTCACAGTGCCCAGCACAAAAGGCATTGGATTGGCTGCTCAAGATATCTTTCACAATAATCCTTCAAGTCAAAGGGCACTATACCTTTGTTTGGTTCTACTAGCAGTATTAGGATGTAGCATCATAATTCAGTTCAGGTACATCAACAAAGCTCTGGAATGTTTCGACTCCTCCGTGTTTGGTGCCATCTACTATGTAGTGTTCACCACTCTAGTCTTGCTAGCCTCAgccattctgttcagagaatgGAGCAATGTTGGATTGGTTGATTTCTTAGGGATGGCTTGTGGATTCACCACTGTTTCTATTGGAATTGTTCTTATACAAGTCTTCAAAGAGTTCAGTTTCAATATTGGGGATTTGAATAAGCCTAATATGAAGACTGATTAA
- the NIPA1 gene encoding magnesium transporter NIPA1 isoform X1: MAGGEAGSPGPAAVSLGLSVAVVSSLVNGSTFVLQKKGIVRARGRGTSYLTDIVWWSGTIAMALGQIGNFLAYTAVPTVLVTPLGALGVPFGSILASYLLKEKLNILGKLGCLLSCAGSVVLIIHSPKSESVTTQAELEEKLTNPVFVGYLCIVLLMLLLLIFWIAPAHGPTNIMVYISICSLLGSFTVPSTKGIGLAAQDIFHNNPSSQRALYLCLVLLAVLGCSIIIQFRYINKALECFDSSVFGAIYYVVFTTLVLLASAILFREWSNVGLVDFLGMACGFTTVSIGIVLIQVFKEFSFNIGDLNKPNMKTD; the protein is encoded by the exons atggcggGGGGCGAGGCGGGCTCCCCGGGCCCCGCAGCCGTCTCGCTGGGCCTGAGCGTGGCCGTGGTCTCCAGCCTGGTCAACGGCTCCACCTTCGTCCTCCAGAAGAAGGGCATCGTCCGGGCCAGAGGCAGAG GAACTTCATACTTAACTGACATAGTCTGGTGGTCAGGCACTATTGCAA TGGCGCTTGGTCAGATTGGGAATTTCTTAGCCTACACTGCAGTTCCTACTGTTCTAGTGACCCCCCTTGGAGCTCTTGGAGTTCCCTTTGG GTCGATTTTAGCTTCCTACTTATTGAAAGAAAAACTCAACATTCTTGGCAAATTGGGCTGTCTGCTGAGCTGTGCAGGTTCTGTGGTCCTCATCATCCATTCTCCTAAGTCTGAAAGTGTCACTACTCAGGCTGAACTTGAAGAGAAACTCACAAACccag TGTTCGTGGGATACCTCTGCATTGTTCTCCTCATGCTTCTGCTGCTTATCTTTTGGATTGCTCCAGCTCACGGACCCACTAACATTATGGTTTACATCAGTATTTGCTCACTGCTGGGAAGTTTCACAGTGCCCAGCACAAAAGGCATTGGATTGGCTGCTCAAGATATCTTTCACAATAATCCTTCAAGTCAAAGGGCACTATACCTTTGTTTGGTTCTACTAGCAGTATTAGGATGTAGCATCATAATTCAGTTCAGGTACATCAACAAAGCTCTGGAATGTTTCGACTCCTCCGTGTTTGGTGCCATCTACTATGTAGTGTTCACCACTCTAGTCTTGCTAGCCTCAgccattctgttcagagaatgGAGCAATGTTGGATTGGTTGATTTCTTAGGGATGGCTTGTGGATTCACCACTGTTTCTATTGGAATTGTTCTTATACAAGTCTTCAAAGAGTTCAGTTTCAATATTGGGGATTTGAATAAGCCTAATATGAAGACTGATTAA